One window of the Corynebacterium glutamicum ATCC 13032 genome contains the following:
- the qsuB gene encoding dehydroshikimate dehydratase QsuB codes for MRTSIATVCLSGTLAEKLRAAADAGFDGVEIFEQDLVVSPHSAEQIRQRAQDLGLTLDLFQPFRDFEGVEEEQFLKNLHRLEEKFKLMNRLGIEMILLCSNVGTATINDDDLFVEQLHRAADLAEKYNVKIAYEALAWGKFVNDFEHAHALVEKVNHKALGTCLDTFHILSRGWETDEVENIPAEKIFFVQLADAPKLSMDILSWSRHHRVFPGEGDFDLVKFMVHLAKTGYDGPISLEIFNDSFRKAEVGRTAIDGLRSLRWLEDQTWHALNAEDRPSALELRALPEVAEPEGVDFIEIATGRLGETIRVLHQLGFRLGGHHCSKQDYQVWTQGDVRIVVCDRGVTGAPTTISAMGFDTPDPEAAHARAELLRAQTIDRPHIEGEVDLKGVYAPDGVELFFAGPSPDGMPEWLPEFGVEKQEAGLIEAIDHVNFAQPWQHFDEAVLFYTALMALETVREDEFPSPIGLVRNQVMRSPNDAVRLLLSVAPEDGEQGDFLNAAYPEHIALATADIVAVAERARKRGLDFLPVPENYYDDVQARFDLPQEFLDTLKENHLLYDRDENGEFLHFYTRTLGTLFFEVVERRGGFAGWGETNAPVRLAAQYREVRDLERGIPN; via the coding sequence ATGCGTACATCCATTGCCACTGTTTGTTTGTCCGGAACTCTTGCTGAAAAGCTGCGCGCAGCTGCAGATGCTGGATTTGATGGTGTGGAAATCTTCGAGCAGGACTTGGTGGTTTCCCCGCATTCGGCAGAGCAGATTCGTCAGCGGGCTCAGGATTTGGGATTAACCCTGGATCTGTTCCAGCCGTTTCGAGATTTCGAAGGTGTGGAAGAAGAGCAGTTTCTGAAGAATCTGCACCGCTTGGAAGAGAAGTTCAAGCTGATGAACAGGCTTGGCATTGAGATGATCTTGTTGTGTTCCAATGTGGGCACCGCGACCATCAATGATGATGACCTTTTCGTGGAGCAGTTGCATCGTGCAGCAGATTTGGCTGAGAAGTACAACGTCAAGATTGCTTATGAAGCGTTGGCGTGGGGCAAGTTTGTCAATGATTTTGAGCATGCGCATGCACTTGTGGAGAAGGTGAATCACAAGGCGCTGGGAACCTGCTTGGATACGTTCCATATTCTTTCCCGTGGTTGGGAAACCGACGAGGTGGAGAACATCCCTGCGGAGAAGATCTTCTTTGTTCAGTTAGCGGATGCGCCGAAGCTGAGCATGGACATTTTGTCCTGGTCGCGTCACCACCGTGTTTTCCCTGGTGAAGGCGATTTCGATCTGGTGAAATTCATGGTTCATCTGGCCAAGACGGGTTATGATGGCCCGATTTCTTTGGAGATCTTCAACGATTCCTTCCGCAAGGCCGAGGTTGGTCGCACCGCGATTGATGGGTTGCGTTCTTTGCGTTGGTTGGAAGATCAGACCTGGCATGCGCTAAATGCTGAGGATCGTCCAAGCGCTCTTGAACTGCGTGCACTTCCTGAGGTCGCGGAACCTGAGGGTGTTGATTTCATTGAGATCGCCACTGGACGTTTGGGTGAGACCATTCGGGTTCTTCATCAATTGGGTTTCCGCTTGGGTGGTCATCACTGCAGTAAGCAGGATTACCAGGTATGGACCCAGGGCGATGTGCGCATTGTGGTGTGTGATCGTGGGGTCACCGGGGCTCCAACCACGATCTCTGCGATGGGCTTTGACACCCCCGATCCAGAAGCTGCTCATGCCCGTGCGGAATTGCTGCGGGCTCAGACAATTGATCGTCCCCACATCGAGGGCGAAGTTGACCTAAAAGGTGTGTACGCACCGGATGGGGTGGAGCTGTTTTTCGCGGGGCCGAGCCCCGATGGAATGCCCGAGTGGCTGCCGGAATTCGGCGTCGAAAAGCAAGAAGCTGGTCTCATTGAAGCCATCGACCACGTCAATTTCGCCCAGCCGTGGCAACATTTTGATGAGGCAGTGCTGTTTTACACCGCGCTGATGGCGTTGGAGACTGTGCGTGAGGATGAGTTCCCGAGCCCAATTGGTTTGGTGCGCAATCAGGTGATGCGTTCGCCGAATGATGCGGTGCGGTTGCTGCTCAGCGTGGCGCCGGAGGACGGTGAGCAGGGAGATTTCCTCAACGCGGCCTACCCGGAGCACATTGCGTTGGCCACGGCGGACATCGTGGCGGTGGCTGAACGTGCGCGCAAACGAGGCCTGGATTTCTTGCCCGTCCCAGAGAATTACTACGACGATGTGCAGGCGCGTTTTGATTTGCCGCAGGAATTCTTGGACACACTCAAGGAAAACCACCTGCTTTACGACCGCGACGAGAACGGCGAATTCCTCCACTTTTACACCCGCACGTTGGGCACGCTGTTCTTCGAAGTGGTGGAACGCCGCGGCGGTTTTGCAGGTTGGGGCGAAACAAACGCTCCGGTGCGGTTGGCGGCGCAGTATCGTGAGGTGCGGGACCTCGAGCGGGGAATCCCAAACTAG
- the hemC gene encoding hydroxymethylbilane synthase translates to MTLKIGTRGSKLATTQAGTIRDQLKHYGRDAELHIVTTPGDVNMSPVERIGVGVFTQALRDVLHSGECDVAVHSMKDLPTATDPRFHLVVPTRADSREALIARDGLTLAELPEGAKVGTSAPRRISQLKAIRPDLEILPLRGNIDTRMGKVTSGELDAVMLAYAGLTRVGMQDRATEVFDADIIMPAPAQGALAIECRADDTETVRALNMLMHADTFVSAVAERTVLNRLEAGCTAPVAAHATLDGYSGDTMTLTAGVYALDGSDQLVFSAEGDGARPEELGELVAQQLIDAGAANLLGDRS, encoded by the coding sequence ATGACCTTAAAAATTGGTACCCGAGGATCCAAACTTGCCACCACCCAAGCTGGCACCATCCGCGACCAGCTGAAACACTACGGACGCGACGCTGAACTGCACATCGTGACCACCCCTGGTGATGTCAACATGTCCCCAGTCGAGCGTATCGGCGTCGGCGTGTTCACCCAGGCGCTGCGCGATGTGTTGCATTCCGGTGAATGCGATGTGGCTGTGCACTCCATGAAGGATCTGCCGACCGCCACCGATCCTCGATTCCACCTGGTCGTGCCAACTCGTGCGGACTCGCGCGAGGCCCTTATCGCCCGCGACGGCCTGACTCTGGCTGAGCTTCCAGAAGGCGCAAAGGTGGGAACTTCCGCTCCTCGACGCATCTCCCAGCTCAAGGCAATCCGCCCTGACCTGGAGATTCTCCCACTGCGCGGAAACATTGACACCCGCATGGGCAAGGTCACCTCCGGTGAACTCGATGCTGTGATGCTCGCCTACGCAGGCCTCACCCGCGTCGGCATGCAGGACCGCGCAACGGAAGTTTTCGACGCCGACATCATCATGCCCGCCCCCGCACAGGGCGCACTTGCGATCGAATGCCGCGCCGACGACACTGAAACCGTCCGCGCGCTCAACATGCTGATGCACGCCGACACGTTTGTTTCCGCGGTTGCAGAACGCACCGTGCTCAACCGCCTCGAAGCTGGCTGTACCGCGCCTGTCGCAGCGCACGCCACCTTGGACGGCTACTCCGGCGACACCATGACTCTCACCGCCGGCGTCTACGCACTTGACGGCTCTGACCAGCTGGTATTCTCCGCCGAAGGTGACGGCGCCCGCCCAGAAGAGCTCGGCGAGCTCGTTGCACAACAGCTTATCGACGCCGGAGCCGCCAATTTGCTCGGCGACCGCAGCTAA
- a CDS encoding glutamyl-tRNA reductase: MSVLIVGMSHRSAPVSLLERLSMDDSVRGETTQALLGRASLSEALIVSTCNRLEVYTVTSSFHTGVNDVVEVLHEASGVDIETLRGYLYVRYADAAAEHMLVVTSGLDSMVLGEQQIIGQVRTAYQAANEYGSVGPALHSLTQTALHTGKRVHSETAIDDAGASMVSFAVDRALVQMGLDSEAEAPLSGKTALVLGAGAMSSLAATHLGRAGISNLIMANRTLERAERLAEHSLEAGVPAEVVEYDQRASAYNRVDLVVSATGADDFTVKPEDIPEGASLMLVDLSMPRDIDDACADLPGVDLVNIERLHKASREGGSGMAPSEEEALAIVREELDSFTSEQRIRDIVPAVSALRRQAASVGSDELDRLRQRAPGISEVEWGEVEKTVRRVVDKLLHEPTVRVKELAARSGSISYDSALQELFGLESLASTAAPATTSVNASELPDAGIVAFVNAPSATQTRE, translated from the coding sequence GTGAGTGTACTCATCGTAGGGATGTCGCACAGGTCTGCGCCTGTGTCGCTTCTTGAACGTCTGAGCATGGATGATTCAGTACGTGGTGAAACAACTCAAGCACTCCTGGGTAGGGCGTCTTTAAGCGAGGCCCTCATTGTCTCTACGTGTAACCGCCTGGAGGTCTACACCGTCACTAGCAGTTTCCATACTGGTGTTAATGATGTGGTGGAGGTTCTCCATGAGGCAAGTGGCGTAGATATTGAAACTTTGCGCGGATATCTTTATGTCCGTTACGCCGATGCTGCTGCTGAACACATGTTGGTGGTGACTTCCGGGTTGGATTCCATGGTGTTGGGTGAGCAGCAGATCATTGGTCAGGTGCGCACTGCGTACCAAGCAGCTAATGAATATGGTTCTGTCGGTCCTGCTTTGCATTCACTTACCCAGACCGCGCTGCATACCGGCAAGCGCGTGCATTCGGAGACTGCTATTGATGATGCTGGTGCATCGATGGTGTCTTTCGCTGTGGATCGCGCGTTGGTGCAGATGGGTCTTGATTCGGAGGCAGAAGCCCCACTATCTGGCAAGACAGCCTTGGTGTTGGGCGCTGGCGCGATGAGTTCTCTTGCAGCCACTCACCTTGGTCGCGCTGGAATTTCCAACTTGATCATGGCCAACCGCACTCTGGAACGTGCCGAAAGGCTTGCGGAGCATTCCCTAGAAGCCGGAGTTCCTGCAGAGGTTGTGGAATACGATCAGCGAGCTTCCGCCTACAATCGCGTTGACCTGGTAGTTTCCGCCACGGGAGCGGATGATTTCACCGTGAAGCCTGAGGATATTCCAGAAGGTGCTTCGTTGATGTTGGTGGATTTGTCCATGCCACGAGACATCGATGATGCTTGTGCGGATCTGCCGGGCGTTGATTTGGTGAACATCGAACGCCTGCACAAGGCCTCCCGTGAGGGTGGATCGGGCATGGCGCCAAGCGAGGAAGAAGCTTTGGCGATTGTTCGGGAAGAGTTGGATTCTTTCACCTCTGAGCAGCGCATTCGCGATATCGTTCCAGCTGTGTCCGCGTTGCGCAGGCAGGCCGCGTCGGTGGGAAGCGATGAATTGGATCGACTCCGCCAACGTGCCCCCGGGATTTCCGAGGTGGAATGGGGGGAAGTGGAGAAAACAGTGAGACGGGTCGTCGATAAGCTTCTTCATGAACCCACTGTGCGCGTCAAGGAACTGGCGGCCCGGTCCGGCAGCATCTCTTATGATTCAGCTCTGCAAGAGCTGTTCGGTTTGGAGTCGCTGGCGAGCACCGCAGCACCGGCAACCACGTCCGTCAACGCGTCAGAACTGCCGGATGCGGGTATCGTCGCATTCGTGAACGCACCTTCTGCCACACAAACGAGGGAGTAA
- a CDS encoding MFS transporter — protein MSEQLQGVTHSESTPGKTPKRAALSSWIGSALEYYDFAVYGTAAALVLNHLFFPADTSPGIAILAAMGTVGVAYVVRPLGALIMGPLGDRYGRKFVLMLCLFLIGASTFAVGCLPTFDQVGYLAPALLVLCRVIQGLSASGEQSSAISVSLEHADERHRAFTASWTLHGTQFGTLLATGVFIPFTLFLSEDALMSWGWRVPFWLSAAVVLVAFLIRRGLEEPPAFRENKEAVAGAASPLAMTLRYHKAAVARVAIAAMINSVNIVFTVWALSFATNIVGLDRSTVLLVPVVANLVALIAIPLSGMLADRIGRRPVFIMGAIGGGLAMNGYLGAIYSGNWTMIFFMGVLMSGLLYSMGNAVWPAFYAEMFPTSVRVTGLALGTQIGFAVSGGFVPVIASALAGDQGDQWMKVSIFVGVVCVISALVAMTAKETKALTLDEIDALHTAGGEAADLAAASKASEAQLAAQ, from the coding sequence ATGAGCGAACAACTTCAGGGTGTAACTCACTCCGAATCAACTCCGGGCAAGACGCCCAAGCGAGCAGCACTATCCAGCTGGATCGGCTCAGCTCTCGAATACTACGACTTCGCTGTTTACGGAACCGCTGCAGCGCTGGTTCTTAACCACCTCTTCTTCCCAGCTGATACTTCACCAGGCATCGCAATTTTGGCTGCGATGGGTACCGTGGGTGTTGCTTATGTGGTTCGCCCTCTTGGTGCGCTGATCATGGGTCCATTAGGTGACCGTTACGGACGTAAATTTGTCCTCATGCTGTGCCTCTTCCTGATTGGAGCATCCACTTTCGCAGTTGGCTGCTTGCCAACATTTGATCAGGTCGGTTACTTGGCTCCGGCACTGTTGGTGCTGTGCCGTGTGATCCAGGGACTGTCTGCATCCGGTGAGCAGTCCAGTGCGATTTCCGTTTCTTTGGAGCACGCCGATGAGCGTCACCGCGCATTTACTGCTAGCTGGACTCTTCACGGAACCCAGTTCGGTACCTTGCTGGCAACCGGAGTATTTATCCCATTCACCTTGTTCCTGAGTGAAGATGCTCTAATGTCATGGGGTTGGCGCGTTCCGTTCTGGCTGTCCGCTGCTGTTGTTTTGGTTGCTTTCCTCATCCGTCGTGGACTGGAAGAGCCACCAGCATTCCGTGAAAACAAGGAAGCAGTTGCAGGCGCAGCATCTCCACTGGCGATGACCTTGCGTTACCACAAGGCGGCGGTTGCTCGCGTTGCTATTGCTGCGATGATCAACTCCGTGAACATTGTGTTTACTGTGTGGGCACTGTCGTTCGCCACCAACATTGTTGGCCTGGATCGTTCAACTGTTTTGCTGGTTCCAGTTGTTGCGAACTTGGTTGCACTGATTGCGATTCCTTTGTCCGGCATGCTGGCTGACCGCATTGGTCGCCGACCAGTGTTCATCATGGGTGCCATTGGTGGTGGCCTGGCCATGAACGGTTACCTGGGAGCTATCTACTCCGGCAATTGGACCATGATCTTCTTCATGGGCGTGTTGATGTCTGGTCTGCTGTACTCCATGGGTAATGCCGTGTGGCCAGCGTTCTACGCAGAAATGTTCCCAACCTCTGTGCGTGTCACCGGCTTGGCTCTTGGAACTCAGATTGGTTTCGCAGTCTCTGGTGGTTTCGTCCCAGTTATCGCATCCGCGCTTGCTGGTGATCAGGGTGACCAGTGGATGAAGGTGTCCATCTTCGTTGGTGTTGTTTGTGTGATTTCTGCACTGGTTGCCATGACCGCTAAGGAAACCAAGGCTCTGACTCTGGATGAGATCGATGCTCTGCACACTGCTGGTGGTGAGGCCGCAGACCTGGCAGCCGCAAGCAAAGCCTCCGAGGCCCAACTCGCGGCTCAGTAA
- a CDS encoding LysR family transcriptional regulator gives MHLNQLEFFIAVAQHGQINRAAEELLISQPALSRQISALEKSVGAPLFERHSRGVSLTKAGEILHEEALRTLSRMQSVVDEIQSGEHLITSINIGVPPGIPIDWLRCQLIDLGPETRISLIESPTDDQLKLLKQRELDIALCRRQSEAFATTLVHEQELGIVVRKNSELHQKVAGKDNATLFDLEGLRVLAHSRGEVRIQEEILKNAMLAAGVNATWIFRKFGQYSSLIADLVQADVALTTEESARTNFPSWQWVPIEGEDASGNDLVVRTWITWNPQPTPAVKALIQKFIDGN, from the coding sequence ATGCACCTCAATCAGCTCGAATTTTTCATCGCAGTAGCCCAACACGGACAGATCAACCGCGCCGCCGAAGAACTCCTCATTTCCCAACCCGCTCTCAGCCGACAGATCTCCGCACTTGAAAAATCCGTCGGAGCTCCACTCTTCGAACGCCATTCCCGCGGTGTCTCCCTCACAAAGGCCGGAGAAATCCTCCACGAAGAAGCCCTCCGAACGCTTAGCAGGATGCAATCGGTAGTCGATGAAATCCAATCCGGTGAGCACCTCATCACCAGCATCAACATCGGAGTTCCCCCTGGAATCCCCATCGACTGGTTGCGCTGCCAACTCATCGATTTAGGCCCCGAGACCCGCATTTCACTGATCGAATCCCCCACCGATGATCAGCTAAAACTTCTTAAACAACGCGAACTCGACATCGCCCTTTGTCGACGCCAAAGCGAGGCCTTTGCCACCACACTTGTCCACGAACAAGAACTGGGAATCGTCGTCCGAAAAAACTCCGAACTGCACCAAAAAGTCGCAGGAAAAGACAACGCCACACTCTTCGATCTTGAAGGGCTTCGAGTCCTCGCACACTCCCGCGGTGAAGTAAGAATTCAGGAAGAAATCCTCAAAAACGCCATGCTCGCCGCAGGAGTTAATGCCACGTGGATCTTCCGAAAATTTGGGCAATATAGCTCACTGATCGCAGACCTTGTCCAGGCCGATGTCGCACTCACAACAGAGGAATCCGCCCGCACCAACTTCCCCAGCTGGCAATGGGTCCCCATCGAAGGCGAAGACGCCTCCGGAAATGACCTTGTTGTTCGCACCTGGATCACCTGGAACCCCCAACCCACCCCCGCGGTGAAGGCCCTGATCCAGAAATTTATTGACGGAAACTGA
- the aroQ gene encoding type II 3-dehydroquinate dehydratase, producing MPGKILLLNGPNLNMLGKREPDIYGHDTLEDVVALATAEAAKHGLEVEALQSNHEGELIDALHNARGTHIGCVINPGGLTHTSVALLDAVKASELPTVEVHISNPHAREEFRHHSYISLAAVSVIAGAGIQGYRFAVDILANLKK from the coding sequence ATGCCTGGAAAAATTCTCCTCCTCAACGGCCCAAACCTGAACATGCTGGGCAAACGCGAGCCTGACATTTACGGACACGACACCTTGGAAGACGTCGTCGCGCTGGCAACCGCTGAGGCTGCGAAGCACGGCCTTGAGGTTGAGGCGCTGCAGAGCAATCACGAAGGTGAGCTAATCGATGCGCTGCACAACGCTCGCGGCACCCACATCGGTTGCGTGATTAACCCCGGCGGCCTGACTCACACTTCGGTGGCGCTTTTGGATGCTGTGAAGGCGTCTGAGCTTCCTACCGTTGAGGTGCACATTTCCAATCCGCATGCCCGTGAAGAGTTCCGCCACCATTCTTACATTTCCCTCGCCGCGGTCTCCGTTATCGCTGGCGCTGGCATCCAGGGTTACCGTTTCGCGGTCGATATCCTGGCAAATCTCAAAAAGTAG
- a CDS encoding ABC transporter permease: MQLSPSNTSTQRFHISALTSLSFMRLGVWLIVAGLFITPLALVVGLALGGNQFPALWDSGLGKALWNSAYTTVLSAVGATIIGTIMALTLDRTDVFGRTALRLFLLSPLLIPPFIGAIAWLQLFGKNQGINRFFGTEVWDIYGADGVTFLLIVHSYPTVYIIVSAALRQLPSDLEQAARIAGADTFTVLRTITLPLLKPALLSAFTLTTVANLADFGIPALLGSPARFETLATMIYRFMESGTVSNPLQVVSTIGIVLLFLGIAAVTADYLVSLYAASKLQDAGTPHRFTLNKSRIPVSVITWIIALIITAAPLLGLAYRALLPAPGVPFNLDNITLNNFEAALSNPRVIEGFSNSLMLSLGAALICGVLGWLIGVLITRTQHFANVPLTLTVLLPTALPGMIIGVGWLILGRYTGIYNTPWVILGAYVCAFTALVVQAVRGPLSQAPEAIEEAARISGAGRLRSIMDTTGAMAIPAAFAGAVLVAVTAVRELTVSILLIAPGTTTLGVQVFNLQQAGNYNQASALSLMFAIIGIVALALTVRSQKEF, encoded by the coding sequence ATGCAGTTATCTCCTTCAAATACGTCGACGCAGCGCTTTCACATCTCTGCGTTGACGTCTTTGTCTTTCATGCGTCTGGGTGTGTGGCTGATTGTCGCGGGGTTGTTTATCACTCCGTTGGCGCTGGTGGTGGGCTTGGCGTTGGGAGGCAATCAGTTTCCTGCTCTGTGGGATTCCGGATTGGGCAAAGCCCTATGGAATTCCGCCTATACAACAGTGCTTTCTGCGGTGGGCGCGACCATTATCGGCACGATCATGGCTCTCACGCTGGACCGAACTGATGTTTTCGGGCGCACCGCGTTGCGGTTATTTTTGTTATCCCCGCTGTTGATCCCTCCGTTTATTGGGGCTATTGCGTGGTTGCAGCTGTTCGGGAAGAACCAGGGCATCAACCGGTTTTTCGGCACGGAAGTGTGGGATATTTACGGCGCTGATGGTGTGACATTTTTGTTGATTGTGCACTCCTATCCCACTGTGTACATCATTGTTTCGGCAGCTCTGAGGCAACTTCCTAGTGATTTGGAGCAAGCTGCACGGATCGCGGGGGCGGATACTTTTACGGTGTTGCGCACCATCACACTCCCACTGCTCAAACCTGCATTGTTGTCGGCGTTTACTCTTACCACAGTGGCGAACCTCGCCGACTTTGGCATTCCAGCTCTGTTGGGATCGCCAGCGCGTTTTGAAACCTTAGCCACCATGATTTATCGCTTCATGGAATCCGGCACCGTGAGCAATCCATTGCAGGTGGTATCCACCATTGGCATCGTGTTGTTGTTCCTGGGAATCGCAGCAGTAACCGCGGATTATCTGGTGTCTTTGTACGCGGCATCAAAGTTGCAAGACGCAGGAACACCGCATCGCTTTACTCTCAACAAATCACGAATCCCAGTCAGCGTGATCACGTGGATCATCGCGTTGATCATCACCGCCGCCCCGCTGCTGGGTCTGGCATACAGAGCATTACTGCCTGCCCCAGGTGTGCCGTTCAACCTAGACAACATCACGCTCAACAACTTTGAAGCAGCACTGAGCAATCCACGAGTAATCGAAGGATTCAGCAACTCCCTCATGTTATCCCTGGGTGCAGCCCTAATCTGTGGGGTGCTGGGATGGCTGATCGGAGTGCTCATCACCCGAACCCAGCATTTCGCCAACGTACCGTTGACACTCACTGTGCTGCTTCCCACCGCACTGCCGGGCATGATCATCGGCGTCGGCTGGCTCATTTTGGGCAGATACACCGGAATTTACAACACACCTTGGGTGATTTTGGGTGCATATGTGTGTGCTTTTACCGCGCTGGTTGTCCAAGCTGTACGCGGACCACTCAGTCAAGCACCCGAAGCAATCGAAGAAGCCGCACGAATCAGCGGCGCAGGCAGATTACGATCCATCATGGACACCACCGGAGCGATGGCAATTCCCGCAGCTTTCGCCGGCGCAGTGCTGGTTGCGGTAACTGCGGTTCGAGAGTTAACCGTGTCCATTTTGCTCATCGCGCCGGGCACCACCACCCTGGGTGTGCAGGTGTTCAATTTGCAGCAGGCGGGAAATTACAATCAGGCATCGGCGTTGTCGTTGATGTTTGCGATTATCGGTATCGTGGCGCTCGCGTTGACGGTGCGCAGCCAGAAGGAGTTTTAG
- a CDS encoding quinate/shikimate dehydrogenase (NAD+), protein MNDSILLGLIGQGLDLSRTPAMHEAEGLAQGRATVYRRIDTLGSRASGQDLKTLLDAALYLGFNGLNITHPYKQAVLPLLDEVSEQATQLGAVNTVVIDATGHTTGHNTDVSGFGRGMEEGLPNAKLDSVVQVGAGGVGNAVAYALVTHGVQKLQVADLDTSRAQALADVINNAVGREAVVGVDARGIEDVIAAADGVVNATPMGMPAHPGTAFDVSCLTKDHWVGDVVYMPIETELLKAARALGCETLDGTRMAIHQAVDAFRLFTGLEPDVSRMRETFLSL, encoded by the coding sequence ATGAACGACAGTATTCTCCTCGGCCTAATCGGCCAGGGCCTCGACCTATCGCGCACCCCCGCAATGCACGAGGCGGAAGGCCTCGCGCAGGGACGTGCGACGGTGTACAGGCGCATCGACACGCTTGGGTCGCGTGCTTCCGGGCAAGATTTAAAGACGCTTCTCGACGCCGCCCTCTACCTTGGCTTCAACGGCCTGAACATCACTCACCCGTACAAACAAGCAGTATTACCCCTGCTTGACGAAGTCTCCGAACAAGCCACCCAACTCGGCGCAGTGAATACTGTCGTTATCGACGCCACCGGCCACACCACCGGCCACAACACCGACGTCTCCGGATTTGGCCGCGGAATGGAAGAAGGCCTCCCCAACGCCAAGCTCGATTCCGTCGTGCAGGTCGGCGCCGGCGGCGTAGGAAACGCAGTGGCATACGCCCTGGTCACCCACGGTGTGCAGAAACTTCAGGTCGCTGACCTCGACACTTCCCGCGCGCAGGCACTGGCAGATGTCATCAACAACGCAGTCGGCCGTGAAGCCGTCGTGGGAGTAGACGCCCGCGGCATCGAAGACGTCATCGCCGCCGCCGACGGAGTAGTCAACGCAACCCCCATGGGAATGCCAGCACACCCCGGCACCGCCTTTGATGTCAGCTGCCTCACCAAGGATCACTGGGTTGGCGACGTCGTGTACATGCCCATCGAAACTGAACTTCTCAAAGCCGCCCGTGCCCTCGGCTGCGAAACCCTCGACGGAACCCGCATGGCAATCCACCAAGCCGTCGATGCCTTCCGACTGTTCACCGGCCTCGAACCCGACGTCTCCCGCATGCGGGAAACTTTCCTGTCCCTCTAA
- a CDS encoding ribosomal protein bL12: MFGRKDVNLSALEARVAALERRLAEQDRIIAQLGGDSSIPLSLQRPQSGLHPDVVALLQQGKKIAAIKRHRELTGAGLKEAKETVEASRFY; encoded by the coding sequence ATGTTTGGCAGAAAAGACGTAAATCTCAGTGCTTTGGAAGCTCGTGTTGCTGCTCTTGAACGCAGACTAGCTGAGCAAGATCGGATCATTGCTCAGCTAGGGGGTGATTCTTCGATTCCGCTGTCGTTGCAAAGACCACAATCAGGGTTACATCCTGACGTTGTGGCGCTCCTGCAGCAGGGTAAGAAGATCGCGGCGATCAAACGTCACCGTGAACTTACCGGGGCAGGGTTGAAGGAAGCGAAGGAAACGGTCGAAGCGTCGAGGTTTTACTGA
- a CDS encoding ABC transporter ATP-binding protein codes for MSSIKLRDLSVSFRDGTFGLQDINLKIEPEEFVVLIGPSGSGKTTMLRTIAGFVEPSSGSVLIGGEDMTHVPPERRRMGMVFQQHAVWPHMSVAKNVGYPLARSGQKGASISKRVERTLALVGLEGFGSRRPASLSGGQRQRVALARAIIADPTVLLLDEALSALDEPLRDALRRELVSLTRREGLTTVHVTHDRAEAISIADRIVVLGNGRIQQVATPTELLSAPATADVARFIVDATVLNGIVRNGRVMCPDLDTSWDLDAVQAIDDIFDGDLVDIAIPPHSVDIGPAHHPDYIFAEITSVLFQVTSYSVTAKTQSGHSFRMSITCSLPEIGETIGLSIDNPMVYRAD; via the coding sequence GTGTCATCGATCAAATTGCGCGATTTAAGCGTGAGCTTCCGCGACGGAACCTTCGGGCTGCAAGATATCAATTTGAAAATTGAGCCGGAAGAATTTGTGGTGCTCATCGGGCCGTCGGGGTCCGGTAAAACCACCATGTTGCGCACCATCGCGGGGTTTGTGGAGCCAAGTTCCGGCAGTGTGCTCATCGGCGGCGAAGACATGACGCATGTCCCGCCGGAGCGCCGTCGCATGGGCATGGTGTTTCAGCAGCATGCGGTGTGGCCGCATATGTCGGTCGCCAAGAATGTGGGATACCCGCTGGCGCGAAGTGGTCAGAAGGGGGCGTCGATAAGCAAACGCGTGGAGCGCACGCTCGCGCTGGTGGGGCTTGAGGGGTTCGGCAGTCGCAGACCGGCCAGCCTGTCTGGTGGTCAACGTCAGCGGGTGGCGCTTGCGCGCGCCATCATCGCCGACCCCACCGTGCTGCTTCTCGACGAGGCCCTCTCCGCCCTCGACGAACCGCTGCGAGACGCTTTACGACGCGAACTCGTATCTTTGACCCGGCGCGAAGGCCTCACTACTGTGCACGTGACGCATGACCGCGCCGAAGCGATCTCCATCGCTGACCGCATCGTCGTACTCGGCAACGGTCGAATCCAACAGGTAGCCACCCCTACTGAGCTCCTTTCCGCCCCCGCTACTGCCGATGTTGCCCGATTCATCGTCGACGCCACCGTCCTGAATGGAATTGTTCGAAATGGCAGAGTGATGTGTCCTGATCTCGATACTTCTTGGGATCTAGACGCAGTACAGGCGATTGATGACATTTTCGACGGCGACCTCGTCGACATCGCGATCCCACCCCACTCCGTTGACATCGGCCCCGCTCATCACCCCGATTACATTTTCGCGGAGATCACCTCGGTGCTGTTCCAGGTCACGTCCTATTCCGTGACCGCGAAAACCCAGAGCGGACACAGTTTCCGAATGTCCATCACTTGCTCCCTCCCCGAAATCGGCGAAACCATCGGGCTCAGCATCGACAACCCGATGGTCTACCGCGCGGATTAA